The following DNA comes from Diorhabda carinulata isolate Delta chromosome 3, icDioCari1.1, whole genome shotgun sequence.
TattgttataaagtttttagCTGCAGAAGGTGTAAAACCGGCCGAAATCTTGAGAAGATTGACTGGACAGTTCGGGGAAAAGACGCTGTCGCGAGCTAGAGTGTTTGCTTGGCATAAACAGTTCGTGGAGGGCCGTGAACGTGTTGAAAATGAGAGCCATGACCGCAGACCCCGCACCAGCATTACAGCGGGCAACATCGACAGTGTTCGTCAACTTGTTGAAGGTGATAGGCGTCTAACAACTTCGGATATTGCAATTAAGGTTGGAATAAGTTATGGGAGCACTTACTCTATACTCTCAGAGGAGCTAGGGTATCGCAAGGTGTGTGCCAGGTGGGTTCCTCGTCTTCTGACAGTTGACCAGAAACTGAATCGTTTTCAAGTGTGTGAGCGTCTTCTTGCTCGATTTCGGGAAGAAGAAGACCCATTTCTTTCTCACATTGTCACCTGTGATGAAACGTGGGTGCATCACTACACCCCTGAGTCGAAATAAACGAGTATGGAGTGGAGGAAGAAAGGAGAAATCGGACCAGTGAAAGCCAAGTCACGATTATCGGCTGGCAAGGTTTTGgctaccgttttttttttgtccaGTGTGGCCTGCTGCACCTTGATTTTTTGCATGAGCGCAGAACAATTAATGCGGCGTACTACTGCAAAATTTTGACTGAGGTCAGACTTGCATATCGCCGCAAAAGACGACACCTTCCAATGAGAAAAGTGATTCTCCTCCATGACAATGCTCGCCCCCATACGGCAGCCCTGACAGTACAAAAATTGGAGCAACTGGGTTGGGAGACACTGGAACACCCTCCATACAGTCCAGACCTGTCTCCCTGCGACTTCCATGTCTTTGGTCCTCTCAAGGAAGCTTTGGGAGGGCAAAAATTCCACAGCGATAATGAGGTTGAAGCATATGTGCGCAATTGGCTACAAACACGACCTGACTCTTTTTACCTggaaggaattaaaaaattacctatACGCTGGGAAAAATGTGCTTCTAAATCAGGAGATTATGATTGTTTGTgcatttaaaatcaaaataaatattttaaaaaataagtcttgtttatatttgattcaccctcgtattattattattaatacattcAGTAAATTAGTGtattgaaattgagaaaaaatttttttctttctgtaaaatttggaaaaagtgaGTTAGGTGGTTTCACTATTAGGCCAACGATATCTTAGTGTCCAGAATCAACTATAACAGTGAGTACCAATATTGAAAATTGGATTTAGTGTTTTCATATATGTCAGGTGGCcaattatatttatgtataactAAAGCAGCACTTTCCATTTGACCTCAGAAGATTCGTTGTTATTATAAATggttgtaataatttttttcatttatatatcaTATACTCCTccacaaataaatttcaataaaatttttccaatggtctttaatcaattttatcattatcaCTTAATCAGATAATATAAAGACATTCttgagttaaaaaaataacataaacaaaCATCTGATAAAGCAATTTCTATCGTTGGTGAatggaatttaaattttttgtctatTCATCCTCATGTAAgatcaaataattttggattACAAAAAGGAATCCTTTAATAGGTCAAGGCTAGTTACTAAAACTTTATCTGATAAAATGAGACCTATTTGCCCTACTATGCAAGATCTTACAAGCTGCACCAATCCTAAATTCTAGGTGAAATGAATAACATAAATACCATTTGACTCATATGCAGAACTTATATTGATAAACTcttcttatttatgaatttaggttaaattgtatcaaattataacttgaaatattatcaattgcaaatataaattgatgataatttgaataatacgTGACACAAAACATGTTTCTATTGTGTACTGCGATTGTGatgtagaaagtaagtaaatactgaaacgTGGTCGCCATTCTGTTGTTGTGAGCGGAGGTAATTGGTTGTTTAGTGCGGTTTGTGTTTTTGTAAAGGTTTCAAAGactatatatattcaattatttactttGGCTGAAATACGTGGAGTAGAAGCAGCTCCGTACGTACTACTAATTAGACTTTCTTATAGTAACGTCGTTATCGCATTTTTTGCTTGAACTTTATCAAAATGTAGTCATGAAGATGATAGCTTTGAAGGTTACGTTATGATTAAAGCTTTGGATGTTAAaacatttgtattatttttcatgctgtttacttactttctacgtcacactcTGTCATGTGAAAACAAATGCGTTTTGGCGCAtcatttaggtatttaaatttatttattttttatgaactaatataccgtttaaaaaaaatcaaaaaatattgtgtGATTAAAAACGATTTACTAAACGTAGTTAAGGTATAAAAAAGTATGCAAGGACGCTATTGCCATCAATAAACAATGTTCGCCGACTATTCTCTTTGTCTCCTCCTTTTGCGGATCTTCGTAAACTTTTTCCGCCTCTCACAATCTGCTTAAGTAAAcgttgataagaaaaaaataaaaaaagagtcGTCGCACTCTCGGAGCCAGGGATTATAGCGCGTTTTTCACTATTAGAAATTGGTAATAAATATTAAGGAAaatcttaatttataaaaaaataacaataattttatttatacaataattttgtccttattatttcttcacaattctcataaaaatggaaaatattattaaaaaataaaagtttcaattttgtaagTACTTAATTTTCCAAAGGTatgaacacattgtttacaccATCACTACACTACACctttacactgtctgacgcgcgtttcgataaccaagctatcgtcttcagacactcGAGATAAACTGTTTATCTCTGAAGaaaataacttgattatcgaaacgcccatcaggcagtgtaattgtgagtcttggggtaaatagtgtgttcagtatgaatatcacgaacggttccagaaattccaacttaatcatattttggttgatttaattcaattaattttttcataataatgcccgaaatttctttcgtttcgaCAAATCTACAGCTATACAGGAATTAAATGCAAAGAATTCAAGCTCGCTACATGCTTCCTGTGAGGGGATATCGCTGCTACAGACGGACGTACGGACAAAACGCAcataataataagaaacaaatttaACGAATCATGCCAAAACTCCTAGAGTGTTCTATAAAAAGTTTCacttcattgaaaatattcacatcAGTTAATTTAGTTGGTTCATTTTTACAAATGatctaaaaataagttttattctAGATCTACAAGTAGAATCCTTCATAGGTGGAACGGCATTGGCACAAGACAAAGTAAAATGCAAAAATTGTAACATAGCTGTGGGTACACCCGGCAGGATAAAACATCTCATCAATGAAAAACTTCTTAACACCAATTCCgttaatttatttgttcttgATGAAGCTGATAAACTTCTCGAACAAAGTTTTCTAAATGATATTAACGAAATTTATAACAGCTTGCCCTCCAAGAAGCAGATTATTGCTACAAGTGCAACTTATCCCGATCAGTTAAAAGAACTTCTATCCGAATACATGCTTTCTCCAACACAAGTTACTACAGAAATACACAGTCCTCTATTACTTGGGTTAAAACAGTTTGTTACTGTCATCAATCAATCATTTAGTTCTGTACAGATAATGAAAgccaaaaatgaaattttgtgtaaGATACTATCAGATATATCTTTTACACAATGCCTACTTTTCACCAATTATCAAACTAAAGCGGAAAGTCTCAATAACATTCTAAATCAAAAAGGTTGGGCTGCTACTTACATCTCTGCTGCTCAAAAGCAAGAGCAAAGGCTGTTAGCTATTAATCAGTTGAAAGATTTCAAATGTAGGATTCTGATATCAACTGATTTAACAGCTCGTGGTAAGTATTAAGTACAATGCATAGAAAAAAAGTTCTCTAATTATGAATCTTACTTGTAGGTATAGATGCTGCGAATGTAGACCTAGTTATCAATTATGACATTCCAAATGACACCATGACGTACCTTCATAGAATGGGAAGAGCCGGTAGATATGGATCAATGGGTGTATGTATTAATTTAGCTTCTAAAGGCTCTGAATTACTAGGTCTACAAGAAATTCTTGGAAATATTGGGGGAAACACTTTGCTTATACCCAAATTACCAATATTTGTTGGTAGCATTCCTGAATTGCTTAAAATAAGTATACCTCCAGAAGAGCATATCTGTAGTATAGTAAATGTTTCTAAGGATAAAACTGcgtttaatagaaaaatttatgaagaaaaacctgagaatataaaaaaatctaaatcaaaAAAGACACCGCAAAAACAATCAGATAAAATAGTTAATATGCTGAATGAAACAAGCGAAGTTgatgatattaaaaaacaagtatCTGATATGGATGCAAACCAGATTTTAGATTctttattaaatgaaaacttCAAATTAGAATCCAGTACGGAAATTCccgaaaaagataaaaaatttgatgctCACGCAGTTATGGAACTACTATCGCAGAATAATCCAAAGACTCACGAAATTAAATCTAATGATTATGTTAAGAAGAAAGTTTCTATTGAAATACAAGATGAAGAatcattgattttaaaaaataaagctCTGTTTAatgtttcacaaattttgagtaGTTCCAACACAACAGAAGATCAATTATGTATTGAACAACATTTGAACATTATAAAAACtagagataaaaataaagttaatgaAATGTCTCAGCAGTCAATATcagatattttaaatatattggaGCATATTACAGACACCAATAACACTGAAAACAccaataacattgaaaataccaataaaacagaagaaaaagtGCTGGATTGTAAAAATTATCAACCATCTACCTCAAAGCCTGCTGCTGAAGAATCCAATCTtgattttgaaaacatatttcaatttgGACATGACAAACTCGTATATTCAAATGATAACACTTGGAAAGAAGTTTTAACCAACTTAGTTAAAAACAAACTCTCAACATCCACAGTAACTTgtgataatgaaaattatattgaagaatacattgatgaagatgatgaatatattgatgaagaggaagaatatattgaagaagaagaatatgatGAAGGCGAAGAATGTATTGAAGCAGATGAAGTTAGTGAAGATGTTGATACAGCAGAAAGCGAACTTGATCAAATTTCTACTCACGTTGcaaagaaaccaaaaaaagaatCAGTTAGTGAAGTTGAAGAAATAGATCCAATGAAATGGATACCTGTCAAAAAAGTTCCCACACCAGAATTTCAAGTTATACCAACCTGTATATTAGAGACACGAAAAAATTCGAATGAATATGAAGATTATGGTCGTTATTTTGAAGAATGTAGCAACAACTTGTGGGAAAACGGTTTGAATTTCGATAGACCTTATGTGTTTAATGAATGGTTTACTTATGAGTGGGAAGTAGAACTTTACGGGATTAGGAACTGTGTACAACAAAGTATTTATCTTAAAGAGATGGCGAAGTTTCAAAATAACCAATCTGGAGGTTAATTTAGGAACAAATGTGAAcccatattttcttttataatttgttttatagagttttgatttttaataataaactataaaaaattgcCAATgggtatttttttacaaatctgatatctgatttattttattttgagataaaaaataaatatttcagctAATTTCCaactgttattttcaattaattgtaattattttgttgaaGTTGTTGATTTAGCTGATAGTTTTTCACATAAACCATTTCGTTTGATTACTAGTTCCTTACCTATCaaggtataaaatttttcaggaTCTAAAAAAGTGACTGGCCTCTGTTGGCTATATAAGTAgcaatagaataaattttacttttatatttatatctgaCCATATGGCAAAGCGCAAATTGGGACACGTATAGTACGTGTTAAGTGACGCAGTACAGACCGTAGTTTTGTAATATATGTAAAAGATTGAATACATTGACGCAAAATGACGACACAGCGCGACCCGATATGACACGCATGAGCTCATAGTTCAGACACAGTTTGCTGTGCCGCACGTGTGGGTGACTAGCAAgtctttctttaatttttttaggaaaaaatgacaaaaagttAATAGAGGCGGCGAGGGAACACAGAGAGCTTCAAGATACAAAAAATGGTGATGCAGCATACTGGTTTCGATTCATCTAGAAATAATTAGCAATCAGTTCACCCATTTTAGTTGTAATTGTAAATTGTacagtgtttttttctttgatagaataaatttattaggtgATTCAACTTTCTTCCTCAATAAGGAATAAAACAAGATTTCCTCTTCAGTATAATCCGATTCTGATTCATAACTTAATTTCAATAACAACAATTGTTTTGTTTGATTGTCAAAAATGTCACACTTTTTAGGTGGCTGCTAGTTGCGAACTGCCAATCAAATCTAAACCTCACCATTTCCTATTTGAAAATGCATATCTCAATATGCAGGTCACCACGCAGCACGTGTAGCATATACGAGTCGTGTCACGCTACCTCACACGTACTATACGTGTCCCAATTTGCGCCTTGCCTA
Coding sequences within:
- the LOC130892069 gene encoding probable ATP-dependent RNA helicase DDX20 — its product is MLAHHIDGSNRTQDVIAVEDITFESLLLSENVSKGLTKNGFKKPSPIQIKAIPIGRCGFDLIVKSKSGTGKTLVFSIIALESLKPKAKNLAVLILTPAREIAVQVQDVIKQLGFFFEDLQVESFIGGTALAQDKVKCKNCNIAVGTPGRIKHLINEKLLNTNSVNLFVLDEADKLLEQSFLNDINEIYNSLPSKKQIIATSATYPDQLKELLSEYMLSPTQVTTEIHSPLLLGLKQFVTVINQSFSSVQIMKAKNEILCKILSDISFTQCLLFTNYQTKAESLNNILNQKGWAATYISAAQKQEQRLLAINQLKDFKCRILISTDLTARGIDAANVDLVINYDIPNDTMTYLHRMGRAGRYGSMGVCINLASKGSELLGLQEILGNIGGNTLLIPKLPIFVGSIPELLKISIPPEEHICSIVNVSKDKTAFNRKIYEEKPENIKKSKSKKTPQKQSDKIVNMLNETSEVDDIKKQVSDMDANQILDSLLNENFKLESSTEIPEKDKKFDAHAVMELLSQNNPKTHEIKSNDYVKKKVSIEIQDEESLILKNKALFNVSQILSSSNTTEDQLCIEQHLNIIKTRDKNKVNEMSQQSISDILNILEHITDTNNTENTNNIENTNKTEEKVLDCKNYQPSTSKPAAEESNLDFENIFQFGHDKLVYSNDNTWKEVLTNLVKNKLSTSTVTCDNENYIEEYIDEDDEYIDEEEEYIEEEEYDEGEECIEADEVSEDVDTAESELDQISTHVAKKPKKESVSEVEEIDPMKWIPVKKVPTPEFQVIPTCILETRKNSNEYEDYGRYFEECSNNLWENGLNFDRPYVFNEWFTYEWEVELYGIRNCVQQSIYLKEMAKFQNNQSGG